CCCCTTACATCTTACCCCTTCTTTTGGGGTCTGCAGGATTCCGGCTCCCTCTGAAGCTGGTGCTTTCAGCCACTTTGACAGGGAGCGCCATCTATCAGGTATGTCCTGCCCCTGTCGTGCCATCTGCCCCCAACCCCTAAGCCCGGGACAGCATAGGCCCAGCTCAACTGCCCAAAAGCCCCAACCGCAATCCTGTCCGGCTACTCCTGGGAATACTGGCCTACACGCAGGAGAGGGAGTGTCAACTCTCATGGGGCTCCTGTACTCAGAGCATGAGCTTTGGAGTCATACAGACACGGATTTAAATCCTTGCTCCATTATTTACCTcttgtgtgaccttaggcaagttgtTCAACATCTCTGAACCCATTAGCTGTAAAATAGAGGAACTGGAATTACTTTCCTCTTTGAGCAGTTTTGGGAGGGTTTAGGCAGGTTTGGGTAGTTTGGAAATAATATGTGTTTGAGATATTGAATAATCCCCTCCATTGCCACCCCCGGAAAACTGAGAAGCCCAAATCCTGGGAGGTAGGtgtgatttttctccattttacagatgggcaaaATTGAGGCTCGGAATTAGACCTGACCAAATTCCCATCGCTAATACCCCAAGGTAGCCAAAATGTGAGCCCAGGTCCCTCTAGCTTCAATGCCTGTGCTCATCTATGGGATACTTGGCTTTTGCCAACACGGGCGATTGGAAATGTTATTTTCTGCAGTTTAAACAATAGACGGCGGATAGATAGAGGTGTAGACATACAGCTGTGCTGCTTGGAGGCACGGCTGTGGCCTGCTGGGCTCAAATATCTCTTTGCAACGTGCGGGTAAGGGTAAGGGGCCGATAAGAGCCCTGAGGGGCGTTGGGCAGGGGGATGCAGTCTGTGTGCTGCCAGGGTTTCTGCCCCAAGTCACCCTGCTGGCTGAGAAGACACTTGGTCCGAGATGGGGGCCTGCTGTGAGCACGGCCAGGTCCCCGACCTTCCTCGTGTGGCTCTTCCAGGTGgccctgctgctgctggtgggcGTCGTACCCACCATCCAGAGGATGAGGGCGGGGATCACCACGGACATCTGCTACCTGCTGGCGGGCTTCGGGATCCTTCTCTCGGAGGACAAGCAGGAGGTGGTGGGGCTGGTGAAGTACTACCTGTGGGCTCTGGAAGGTGAGGCTCCCGGGAGGCCTGAGGGGGCCCACCGGGGACATGAGGGGCTACCCACGCTCAGTTCCAGCTTGCCAGGGCCACGCGGGGTGCTCTTGGGcatgtcccttcctctctctgggtcCCACCTGCCTCACCTCCAAGCTGGGGTGCTGGCAGTTTCCAGGTCCGGGTCTCTGAGACTTGAAGGAGTCATCCGAGCAGCCCCGGGGATTGTGAGGTGTCTCCCACCCTCAGCTCCTGGGTCTTCACTCAGCTTTCGGGTGTGGAGCCGGGCAAGGCTTCTGGGTGTGTGAACCCCTCCAGCCTTGCGGGGGGAGCGAAGGAGGCAGTGATGTGGGACAGGGGGCCGGGTTCTGAGCTAATAATCACCATGGCAGGCGGGGTTGGGCAGGGTAGTGCTTCCTCTTCCCTGATCCCTGTCCTCCTGGGCCCTCTCCTTATGCCTTCCCTCCCTGGGAGGCTTGGGGGGAGCCTTGACAATGAGGCCCTGGGCCAGGGAACCCTACCGGCCTCCCCTTCTGGGGTCTGATGCCTCCTTCAGCCCTTAGTCTGGCCATGCACCCGCACCACCTCACAGGCCCTCCCAATAGCCCTGCAGAGGAGATGGGGAAGCGCCCCCCTTGACTCTCAGGGCGGCATTGCTTGGGGGCTCTACCCACTAGAGAGGAGCCAAGAGGAATACAGCCTCCTGCCACCTGCTGGGGCTCCCTCCACACTTCAAAACAAAGCCTGGTGGTCAGGAATCCTGAGGCCTGCATTCGGCTGACTTGGGAGCCCCCACGGGTATGAGCACCCTGGCTTCTGAGGAGCACCACGGGGGTCTGAGCTTAGGCTGCCCACCCTGCAGATGGGGCATGACTGCTCCGGCGCCACTGCTCCTGGCCGTTAGCACCGTCCTCTCCCCGCAGATTGGaaagaggcaggaagtgggggtgggCACAGACGGGTGCAGGGGCTGCTTCCTTCCCAGGCCGCCACTCCCACCACCTTCCCGAGTGCCTCTGCTCCCATCCCGGAGGCTACCCTGCAATTGTGGCCATGCAAGCTGGACAGGTGACAAGTTCTGGGTGGGCTGCAAATGACATCGCCAGGGAGGTTTTTCCGAGTTGGCTGCAAGCCGGACCACAGGCAGGAGCGGACGTGGCCCACATCCGCCTGCATCCAAGGCCGGCACCCACACAGCAGCCCTCTTAGGTCAGCATCGTCAATCCTCATCTTGCAGGACAGGAAATGGAGGCTCGGAGGCCAGGAGGGACCTGCCCAGGATGGCAGACTTTGCTTCTACCTCCTACAGTGACATTTATCATCACATCCGAGCCTCAAGGCCTCCACTTTGGATCTTCTCGGATTCAGGGGCCCAACAGAGTAGGGTTTACTCTCCCAGCccacagatgagcaaactgaggcaggGGAGGATTAGAGCTAGGCCCAAAGCCACTCAGTAAGCCACAGTTGGAACTGGGATTATATCCGGGACCAGGGGCCGTTTGCTCTGTACTGAGCTCATGTCTTCCCAACTCCAAGACCCTGTTTTAGGGCTGCCCACTGGGCACCCGGGCCATTAGCCTGGAGTCGCTCACAGAGGGCTTGGCCTCTGAGCCAGGTGGACCAGATTAGAACTCCCGCTCCATCATTTATAATCCGCGTGATCTTGGGCAAACGGCTTCTCGGGACTCCCCTTTCCCGACTGCAGAACCGGTGTTGAAGCTACAAAGGCAGCCTTGTCCCTGAGGCCCTCCACCCAGTGGGGGAAGAGAGATCTATCTCCCAGGAAGCAAATAGCAGGAAGGGTTTACGGGTACCAGGATTTGGGGAGACCCAAGTTTGGAACCAACTGAAGGAGAGCGGGGCAGGAGGTAGATGAATGATGATCAAAAGCCAGGCCTGGCGCCAAGGGGGCTTGCTGAGCCTTCCCCCTGTGTTAACCCATTCACTTGCCTATGCCCGCTCAGCCGGCAGGCTCCTGACCTGGCAGGAAATGGGCCACAGTGCCCTCCCGCTGGGGCCACACTGGCTCCCGAAGGGCCAGTGGGGCAGGGCAGAGCTGCACACCCCCAGCACTTTCCTCTGCAGTTGTGTCCAGCCGTGGCTGCGCCTGAGCATCACCCGCTAACTTCTTTAAGACCCCAAGGCTCAAGCCCCTTGCTAGACCCCAGAAACACTGAGGGTGGGCCCAGCCTCTATGCCTGAACGAGCCGTCCTGGTGGCTGTGATGCAAGCCTCCCTCTGAGAACCCCCGTAGCAGGCACCTGATACCAGTCGGTGGGTTGGTTGATTCCAATCAATTGCTGATTGAAATGAATCATTAATTCAATGATGAATTAATGATGAATTAATGATGAATGATGAATTAATGATTCATTAATTCAATTGGATCATCGTCTTTGGAAGGCCCCCGGTGCAGTGGCTCCCCGCCAGGCTGCACACGAAACTCCAAAAGCTCAGGACCGGATGTCACACCCAGAAATTCCGATTTTCTTGGCACAGGGTGCCGCCTGGGCCACGAGGGGTTTTGCCACTCCAGGTGGCCCAGCTGGGCTGCCGGCCCTGAGACCCACCGCTACGGCATCGAGGCGATGTGCAAGTAGCGTTTGCCTCTCCGCGTGTATTTGAGTCTCCGGATGGGACACCCTCCCTGGGATGACTGAGGCCATCGGGGGGCAGGCTCCCTGGGCTGGTGCTGGGTCTGCTTGGTGTCAGCCCATCACTTCCCAGCGGTGCGACTGGAGGGTCAGGCCCTCTTGCTGAGCCTCAGCTTTCCGGGTGGGCCCGGCCGGCCTCGTCAGTGGGGCTGCCGTGAGGGCGCGGGCCGAGGCGGGCTGCAGATGGAGGGCAGGAGAGCCTGCTGGGCTTTAATACTTCAGCCGCTCGCTCCGCACGGTGCATGCTCCCCTGCTCTGAGGACCAGCAGACTCGTGTGCGGGCATGGCCAGGGCAGGGTTTTAAGGCCCACGTCATGCTGGGAGATGGGCAGCCCGGTGCTATGCCCGGCATGAGCAAGCTGAGGCTGGGGGACCGAGTGACTCCCCGAAAGCCACATGGCCGGGAAGCTGAGATGGAGGCGGTTGCCGGGGTGGATGGCACCTCTCTCTGGGGATCACACAGCACTGGGAGCAGTGAGACAAGGGTGGAGACCAGGCCTGGAGGCTCAGAGCCGGCCTCTCCTTGTCCTGGCCACCGTGTCCCTGAGCAGGACGGGAGGGCTGGGCGGGCGGCAGTGGCAAGGGCCTCTGCTCAGGGCGGGCGTGGGTATGGGCATGGGTATGGGCCCGGGTAGCTCCCACCAGGCACTGCCCCGGGGTGGTTCAGGGGCTCCCGGGGGATCTGCCGGCTCCCGCTTCCCACTtggctccctctctgcccctccagcttgCTACATCTCGGCCTTGGTCCTGTCGTGCTCCCTCACCTTCCTCATGCTGATCCGCTCGCTGGTTACACACAGGTCAGTGGCAGGCTCCGACCCCCGGGTGCAGATGTGGGGAAGAGCTGCAGGAGGCCTATGGGGCCAGCCCTGGGACTGGAAGAAGGGAAAGTTGCCGTAGGCCCCGCTTGTCCCCGTGTCCCACCCTGCTGCCCGGGGCCTTCTCGGTGACCAGGGGTGGCGTGTGGACCTTGCCCTCTGAAAAGGGCCCACCTGGGTGGGCTGACTCAATGGGGAAGGCAGCGTGGAAAGCCCGCCCTGCCCTGGGATGGGAAaaggaggcagagcagagggaggaagggctgCAGGGCTGCGCAAGGAGCAGCAGCGGGAGCGAGCCTGCCTCGTGCCAGTGTTGGCGCTGGTGTCCGTGTCAGTGCGTGGAGGAGAGCCGGCTGCTGCTGGGCTGCTCTGGGTGGCTGAATGCCACGCTGCCTCGCTTGTGCTTGCCCTTTCGCGGGGAGGGATACAGAGCTGAGTCGTGAGTGCAGAGGCAGGGAAGCTTCTGGTTGGGAGCAGAGTGATGGGAAAGGGGGCGATGTCAGAGGGCACACTGGCCAGACCTCGGGGTTTTCGCCCAGGGATCTCTCCCCACAGGGTTGGCCCTACCCAGGCTGGCATGGAAGTTCCCCGAGCCTCTGCCTGCCGGGAACCTTGCCTCCTGCCCTGGTGGCCCATCTGCGAGTCCCTTTCCATTCCTACAGTCCTTTCCTCACTTTTCTGACTGGCTCAGGTTGAGCCATCTGCCTAAATTTGTCTCCCTTGATCCCTGCCTCGCCCCCACCTGGGCACCAAAACTTACTCTTATTCCTCCTTTAAGACTCTACTCAGagaccacctcctccaggaagccccacTTGACCACCCAGGCTGGGTTAGTAATCTCCCCAGGGCTCCTGCAGCTCTTGGCTTTCCTGCCCATAGCCACAGGTTGTAAGTAGACAGGGAGGAATttagggagtgtgtgtgtgtgtgtgtgtgtgtgtgtgtgtgtcctggggtCCCTGCCTTCCTCACCCCTGTCCCCCAACCAGGGCCAACCTGCAAGCTCTGCACCGAGGGGCTGCCCTGGACctgggccccctgccccagcacccccacccctcccgccaGGCCATAGTGTGTTGGATGAGCTTCAGCGCCTACCACACTGCTTTTACCTGCCTTGGTGAGCTCCCCCTTGCACACCCCAGCTGGCTTCACCTGGCCCCCAAAACTGGCCCCAGTTGGGGAAGGGAGAGTGCTCAGCAGGTCTTGGATGCCCCTGGGTGCCGCCTACCTGTGCTGGGGCCAACTCCAGGGTGAGAGTGAGAAGAGGGACCCATCTTCCTTCTTGGCCTCCACTCAGgtttggggaggaggagcaggtgcagaaGCCCTTGGTGAAAAGATAGCCCTCACCCGAGGATAGCCCCTCAGTGCCACCAGCTGTTTACACGCAGGGTAGACCCAGGGCTGCTAGGTGGGAAGCTCAAGGAGGCCTATTCCTGCTTCTCTAAGGGAGCATTATGCCACCATGGGCTGCCTTGGAGGTAGTGAAACCCCTATCACTGGGGCTATGAAGGCAGGGTCTGTGGCTGTCCCTGGGGCTGCGAAGGGGGTCTTGCCCCGagagggttaggttaggttgcTTTCCAGGACCCCTCCtagctctgttttattttattttatttatttatgacagacacagagagagagaagcagagacacaggcagagggagaagcaggctccatgcagggagcctgacatgggactggatcccgagaccccaggatcacaccccaggccaaagatggcactaaacccctgagccaccgggctgccccagctcCAAGTTTCCGATTCTTCCCCGGGGTGGTGTGGTGAATAAAGGCCTCTGAAGCGAGGGGCTGGGGTCCGTGCTGCAAAAGCAAGGGCCAGACTCCCCTCCCGGGTGGTTCCTTCAGTCCTCACCTCCCTGCGGGAGGAGGAGAATGATGAAGGAGAAGAGGACTTGCTAGCACCAATACTTGGGATTTCTCATCCCGGCGGACTTTACGCCTCCTGAGCTCTTTTGTCCACGTCACGCCACATAGACAACTAGTCAGTTGCTTCAATAGACAACTTGCCGGCGCCCGCCGTGTGCCAGGCTCTGGCCAGCAGGACCCTAAACGTTCATTCAAAATGCAATCTTGTCCCCAAGGACTCCGGGGCCATTGGGGGGAACATAAGGTTTGCAGAGCACTTTGAGGCTGTCCTAGAGTGGCCACAGACATACTGGATCATCACCATAAGACTTCCAAGGTAGGGGCCACTACCCCAGGCGACAGAGGAAGAAACCGGAGTTCAGAGAGGCAAAGTAACTTGCTGTGGTTGGCACAGTGAGGcagtggcagagcagggattGGAAACCAGGCCCGCCCCGTTCCTCAGCCCTTAGGGCCCCTGGGATCGCTGGGGCAGCCGGGTCGTGCAGAGCCTGACGTCTGTCCCTCTGCACCTCGCCATTCTGTAGGGCTCCTGGTACAGCAGATCATCTTCTTCCTGGGGACCACAATCCTTGCCTTCCTGGTGTTCATGCCCGTGCTCCATGGCAGGAACCTCCTGCTCCTCCGACACTTGGAGTCCTCATGGTGAGAGAGGCGAGGAGCTGGGGGCTCTGGGACCACTTCCCAGAGGGCTCCTAAAAGTgacatcctccccaccccccctgcaGGCCCTTCTGGCTGACCTTGTCCCTGGCTGTGATCCTACAGAACACGGCAGCCCACTGGGTCTTCCTGGAGACTCACCATGGACGCCCAGAGCTTACCAACCGGTGAGGAGCCTCCTGGGCTTGTGGTCCCCTCAGGACCTCAGCCTCTTCTTCGGGGTCTTTTCTTTTGTGTCCTCTGCCTCCACTGCCGTGCCTCCCTTTTCTATCTCAGGGAAGCCCGGTGGGGAGTAGGAGAGCTTGTCTTTCTCAAACAGAAAGGGAACAGTGGCCCAGCCTACTCCAGGATACCTCTGTTCACCTATCACAGTGCCAGAAATACTCCCGGAGCCTTTGCTGCTCTGGAGATCAGCACTGCTCTCCCCCCCTGGATCCTCTGTGCCCCCAAAACCATGTGCCTCCCCCCTTCGCAGGAAGGAGGTTAATAGAAACATGACTTGCACGTTAGGTGGAAAGGCTGGGAGAGGACCTCAGCGCCAGGAGGGACTCAGAGTCAGTAGACAAGGGACTAGGGGAGGGAGGTAGGAGACAGAAAGATCCAGGCTGTGAGCCTCAGTTCTGCCGCTGGGTAGCTACACAGCCTTAGCTAAGCCACCTGATGTCTCCGGGCCTCAGTTTACCCTTCTACAGAAGGAAGTACCACCACCCATCTCCCATGCTGCTGGGACATGAGCCATATGGGGAGGGCAGGCCCAGCACAGGGCAGGCTGCTTCAAAGGTGCACTCGACAAATGGCGGCTGGTCCATAAACACTCAGCGGCTGTGCTCATCCAGGTCTGCCCCTGACcctgaggaaggggctggggggggaTGTCCAGCCTCAGgcttttctctccccccaccccaggcgaGTGCTCTATGCAGtcaccttctttctcttccccatcaACGTGCTGGTGGGTGCCATGGTGGTCGCCTGGCGGGTGCTCCTCTCTGCCCTCTACAACGCCATCCACCTCGGCCAGATGGATCTCAGCCTGATGCCACCTAGGGCAGCCGCTCTGGACCCAGGTAGGGTCACCGGGCAGGGCCAGGAGCAGGGCGGCCGGGCCCTGACCTCGTGCACGTGGTAATCCGTCCGCAGAGCCGGTCTGTAACCTCACGCAGCGGTGTGTGTGGGCTCTGTGTGGGCCCCGCTCCGGCTCGTGGGTTAGGGGGCTCCCGGGGAGGGGCTTTGGCAGGTGCACAGGCCGCCGGCGGTGCGTGTGTCAGGGGCCGGCATGGCCCTCCCCCCAGCGCTGCCGTCCTCACCCTCCCCAGGCTACTACACATACTGCAGCTTCTTGAAGATTGAGGCCAGCCAGTCACATCCAGCCACCACAGCCTTCTGCACCCTGCTTCTGCGCACGCGGCAACCCCGGCGCCCCCAGGACGGCCTCAGAcggggggaggaagaagaaggtgCACCCTCCCCCTGGGCTATGGGAGTGGAGACCACCCTCTTCTCTGAGGGGAGGCACACCTGGTCCCCCCCACGTAGGATGCGTGTGCAACGACAATGGGGGACAGCGGGGCGGC
This portion of the Vulpes lagopus strain Blue_001 chromosome 2, ASM1834538v1, whole genome shotgun sequence genome encodes:
- the STRA6 gene encoding receptor for retinol uptake STRA6 isoform X3, with product MRRRQLRPRCRHGGPGLPSPVDFLAGDMTWTVPAAVFMVLFSSMCLLLPAEDALPFLTLASFPSRDGRTVTLRGPWKILALLYYPALYYPLAACATVRHGAAHLLGSMLSWAHFGVQVWQRAECPQTPQIHKYYSLLASLPLLLGLGFLSLWYPVQLVRSVRRRPGAGSEGLQSSYSEDYLRTLLCRKKLASSSHASKHGFLSRAWVSYRNYIYTPQRGFRLPLKLVLSATLTGSAIYQVALLLLVGVVPTIQRMRAGITTDICYLLAGFGILLSEDKQEVVGLVKYYLWALEACYISALVLSCSLTFLMLIRSLVTHRANLQALHRGAALDLGPLPQHPHPSRQAIVCWMSFSAYHTAFTCLGLLVQQIIFFLGTTILAFLVFMPVLHGRNLLLLRHLESSWPFWLTLSLAVILQNTAAHWVFLETHHGRPELTNRRVLYAVTFFLFPINVLVGAMVVAWRVLLSALYNAIHLGQMDLSLMPPRAAALDPGYYTYCSFLKIEASQSHPATTAFCTLLLRTRQPRRPQDGLRRGEEEEGMQLLQTKDPAARGAGPRARQGRARWGLAYTLLHNPALQAFRKPALSGA